A region of Acidobacteriota bacterium DNA encodes the following proteins:
- a CDS encoding GMC family oxidoreductase → MIITQKQKIYDAIIIGSGASGGMAAKELTERGFTVLVLEAGPPINPARDFSQHTWPYEDMYRGMGPPNWRAKEQWMQDTASHFSRHFYIKDTEHPYTTEPGKPFLWVRARVVGGKTLHWGRFSWRLSDLDFKAASHDGFDVDWPIEYKDIAPYYDKAEDWIGVSGNRDGLPHLPDGNFLPPMKLTCGENLIKKGAAKLGRPAITARVAMLTATRAHHKKFKRAACHFCGNCGDGCDVGAMFNSVNSTLPAAAATGRLTLRPNSVVRHLITDTNTGKAKGVAVVDRVTFQELEFFGKVIVVAASTLESTRLLLNSKSRQHPNGLGNSSGVLGHYLVDHFGGVGISATFPSLAGREPVNEDGKSTGLFIPRFRNLNKETRHPKFIRGYGFECWTAIGMGTGAKGVPGFGSDLKKKARYWWTAPAYFSVRAAMLSRFENYAEIDPDGVVDAWGIPVLKFHIQHSDNEREMAKDALESGAEILHAAGATNINAGGEISAPGRIIHELGTARMGNDPRTSVLNKFNQLHDVKNVFVTDGAAFVGSANQNPTLTILALTIRACEYLAEEYKRGNL, encoded by the coding sequence TTGATTATTACGCAGAAGCAAAAAATCTATGATGCGATTATCATCGGTTCGGGCGCATCGGGCGGCATGGCGGCAAAAGAACTCACCGAACGCGGCTTCACCGTTCTGGTTTTGGAAGCCGGGCCGCCGATTAATCCGGCGCGCGATTTTTCTCAGCACACCTGGCCCTACGAGGATATGTATCGCGGAATGGGTCCGCCGAACTGGCGCGCCAAAGAACAATGGATGCAGGACACCGCTTCGCATTTCAGCCGCCATTTTTATATTAAAGACACGGAGCACCCTTACACCACAGAACCCGGCAAACCTTTTTTGTGGGTGCGCGCGCGTGTGGTCGGCGGTAAAACTTTGCACTGGGGAAGATTTTCCTGGCGGCTGTCGGATTTGGATTTCAAAGCCGCCTCGCACGACGGATTTGATGTCGATTGGCCTATCGAATACAAAGATATTGCGCCTTATTACGACAAAGCCGAAGATTGGATTGGCGTGAGTGGCAATCGCGACGGCTTGCCGCATCTGCCTGACGGAAATTTTTTGCCGCCGATGAAACTGACCTGCGGCGAAAATTTAATCAAGAAAGGCGCTGCCAAACTCGGACGCCCGGCAATCACTGCGCGTGTGGCAATGCTCACGGCAACGCGCGCCCATCACAAAAAATTCAAACGAGCGGCATGCCATTTCTGCGGCAACTGCGGTGATGGTTGCGATGTCGGCGCGATGTTCAATTCCGTCAATTCAACCTTGCCCGCTGCTGCCGCAACCGGACGCCTGACCTTGAGACCCAATTCGGTCGTTCGCCATCTCATCACCGACACCAACACCGGCAAAGCCAAAGGCGTAGCGGTGGTTGACCGCGTCACTTTTCAGGAGTTGGAATTTTTCGGCAAAGTGATTGTGGTTGCGGCTTCGACGCTCGAATCGACGCGCCTTCTGCTCAATTCAAAATCGCGTCAACATCCGAACGGTCTCGGCAATTCATCTGGGGTGTTGGGACATTACCTGGTTGACCATTTCGGCGGCGTCGGTATCTCCGCAACTTTCCCAAGCCTTGCGGGTCGCGAACCGGTCAACGAAGATGGCAAGTCAACCGGACTGTTCATTCCACGATTTCGCAATTTGAATAAAGAGACCCGGCATCCGAAATTTATTCGCGGTTACGGGTTTGAATGCTGGACGGCGATTGGCATGGGAACCGGCGCGAAAGGGGTTCCGGGGTTTGGTTCAGATTTGAAAAAGAAAGCGCGTTATTGGTGGACTGCGCCCGCCTATTTTTCGGTGCGCGCGGCGATGCTCTCGCGTTTTGAAAATTATGCGGAGATTGACCCCGATGGTGTAGTCGATGCCTGGGGCATCCCGGTATTGAAATTCCACATTCAGCATTCCGACAACGAACGCGAGATGGCAAAAGACGCGCTCGAAAGCGGCGCGGAAATTCTGCACGCGGCAGGCGCGACCAATATCAATGCCGGCGGCGAAATCTCTGCGCCCGGTCGCATCATTCACGAACTCGGCACGGCGCGCATGGGCAACGACCCGCGAACCTCTGTGCTCAATAAATTCAATCAACTGCACGATGTGAAAAATGTGTTCGTCACGGATGGCGCGGCATTCGTCGGTTCGGCAAATCAAAATCCGACGCTGACGATTTTGGCGCTCACGATTCGCGCCTGTGAATATCTCGCCGAAGAATATAAACGCGGTAATTTGTAA